The following are encoded in a window of Fretibacter rubidus genomic DNA:
- a CDS encoding DUF1491 family protein: MWASALIRRADAAGAFAAVLHRGDPDSGTVLVSVRGRDGQHVLYQSATVMDGSRLWMADTPTSEQAVGAKIAKRREGDSDLWVIEIDDREGRHFLTESVQTSS, encoded by the coding sequence ATTTGGGCTTCGGCCTTGATACGCCGCGCGGACGCTGCGGGCGCATTTGCGGCGGTGCTGCATAGGGGTGACCCAGATAGTGGGACGGTATTGGTCAGCGTGCGCGGCCGCGACGGCCAGCATGTGCTCTATCAATCCGCGACGGTCATGGACGGGAGCCGTCTATGGATGGCGGACACCCCAACGTCCGAGCAAGCGGTGGGCGCGAAAATTGCCAAGCGCCGCGAGGGCGATAGTGATTTATGGGTGATTGAGATTGATGACCGCGAGGGCCGTCATTTTCTGACGGAAAGCGTGCAGACGTCTTCATAA
- a CDS encoding peptide chain release factor 3, which translates to MSDITSKPSHTKKPESERRRVFAIISHPDAGKTTLTENMLYATGAIHQAGRVAARGEARRTKSDWMKIEQERGISVSSSVMTFEHKDLIFNLLDTPGHEDFSEDTYRTLTAADCAVMVLDVAKGIEPQTLKLFEVCRLRDIPIITFVNKMDREGRETFDVLSEIEDKLALDVVPMQWPAASGRRFKGTADLTSNVFYRFIRPDEDGDTGVGAPQVDMDSDEMSAIFKDEDLLAEFREEVELAKEYGEFNIQSFNEGHMTPVYFGSALRKFGVRELIDALAELAPGPQVEPAQKAGQSVEIAPSNKEVTGFVFKVQANMDLNHRDRVGFLRLVSGEFKRGMKLKTADGKAISVHNPILFFAQDRELADNAFAGDVIGIPNHGSLRVGDSLSESGKIRFAGMPNFAPEILRRARTVDPLKAKHLRKALESLAEEGVTQLFKPAFGADMIVGAVGALQIEVMADRMKNEYGLEVLFEMPPYQIARWIACDDEAELEAFAAKNRNNMGEDLDGAPVFLAKSAWDIGYAQEKNPNLRFLSTKERR; encoded by the coding sequence ATGTCTGACATCACTTCAAAACCGTCTCATACCAAAAAACCTGAAAGCGAACGCCGTCGGGTCTTTGCGATTATTTCTCACCCTGATGCGGGTAAGACGACGCTGACCGAAAATATGCTCTATGCGACGGGGGCTATTCACCAAGCGGGCCGTGTCGCGGCACGCGGCGAAGCCCGGCGCACAAAATCTGACTGGATGAAGATTGAACAAGAACGCGGTATTTCCGTGTCATCATCCGTGATGACGTTTGAGCATAAAGACCTGATTTTCAACCTGCTGGATACGCCAGGCCATGAAGATTTTAGTGAAGATACTTACCGCACCCTCACGGCGGCAGATTGCGCGGTCATGGTGCTTGATGTGGCCAAAGGTATCGAGCCGCAGACCCTAAAGCTGTTTGAGGTTTGCCGCCTGCGCGATATTCCGATTATTACCTTCGTCAATAAAATGGACCGCGAGGGCCGCGAGACCTTTGATGTCCTATCAGAAATTGAAGATAAACTGGCGCTGGATGTTGTGCCGATGCAGTGGCCCGCCGCATCTGGTCGTCGTTTCAAAGGCACAGCGGATTTGACCAGTAATGTCTTCTACCGTTTCATTCGCCCTGATGAAGACGGCGATACTGGTGTTGGTGCCCCGCAAGTCGATATGGATAGTGACGAGATGAGCGCCATATTTAAAGACGAAGATCTGCTCGCGGAATTTCGCGAAGAGGTGGAACTAGCCAAAGAATACGGTGAATTTAATATTCAGTCCTTTAACGAAGGCCATATGACGCCCGTTTATTTCGGCTCTGCCTTGCGTAAATTTGGTGTGCGGGAACTGATTGACGCGCTGGCCGAACTGGCCCCTGGGCCGCAGGTCGAGCCCGCGCAAAAGGCAGGTCAATCGGTCGAAATTGCGCCGAGCAATAAAGAAGTCACAGGCTTTGTTTTCAAAGTTCAAGCCAATATGGATTTAAACCACCGTGACCGCGTGGGGTTCCTGCGCCTTGTGTCAGGTGAATTTAAACGGGGCATGAAGCTAAAAACCGCAGACGGTAAAGCGATTAGCGTTCACAATCCGATCCTGTTTTTCGCCCAAGACCGCGAATTGGCCGATAACGCCTTTGCGGGTGATGTTATTGGTATCCCCAATCACGGTAGTTTGCGCGTGGGGGACAGCCTGTCTGAGTCTGGAAAAATTCGCTTTGCTGGCATGCCAAATTTTGCACCCGAAATCCTGCGCCGCGCCCGTACAGTTGATCCGCTGAAGGCCAAACATCTGCGTAAAGCGCTTGAAAGCCTGGCCGAAGAAGGCGTGACGCAACTCTTTAAACCGGCCTTTGGTGCCGATATGATTGTCGGCGCGGTGGGGGCGCTACAGATTGAAGTTATGGCGGACCGCATGAAAAACGAATACGGGCTAGAGGTCCTGTTTGAAATGCCGCCCTATCAAATTGCGCGCTGGATTGCGTGCGATGATGAGGCTGAGCTAGAGGCTTTTGCGGCTAAGAACCGCAATAATATGGGCGAAGACCTAGACGGTGCTCCTGTGTTCCTCGCCAAATCAGCTTGGGATATTGGTTACGCGCAAGAAAAGAACCCTAATTTGCGGTTCTTATCGACAAAAGAACGGCGCTAG